A segment of the Triticum urartu cultivar G1812 chromosome 1, Tu2.1, whole genome shotgun sequence genome:
GGGGGACTCGGCTTGAGGTTTTTTTTGGTTCTATGCGGCTTAGCGTGAGACGGGAGGTTGAGCGTGTGCGGGACTTGATCGCGGGGTTTTCCTTAGTTTTTCGCGGCTGAGAGGGAGGTGGGAGGAAATACCAAAGAAGTATCAAAAAAGACTGGGTGAGGTGGGATGAAAATAAAATCCGGAACACGACTTACCAATtaagacattaggagtagagactACTTGTACGTAGTCCCCAAAACCCTCGTTGCACGTAGCACCTACGTCGGTCCTACGCGGTTCAGGAGACTTGTGTAGATCGAGTAGACCCGAACGCACGGATCGATCGCGcgctctgccgccgccgccatgaTAGGACGCGGGAACGCAGCAACGCCGCCGGGATCGCACCACGGCCGCAGCAGGCCGCCGCCCCGCAAGTTCAAGTTGGTCCCGGAGGCCATCTCCACCGGGGACGGTGACGGCGGCACCGTCTTCCGCGTCGGCCCCATCATCGGCACCGGCTCCTTCGGGGAGATCTACCACGGCACGGACGCCGAGACCAAGGAGGAGGTCGCCATCAAGCTCGTGAGCCAGCCCCCTCCCTTCATCCTCTTCCTTGTCTTGTTCATTAATTTGACACGCCTCCCTCAATGCACTCGTTGTTCGGTTTTCTTCATTACAACTGCTTAATTATTTGCCACGCTGCTTGCATCGATCTGTACGTCCCAGGAGTCTCTCAGGGCGAGGTTCCCCCAGCTGATCTACGAGGCCAAGGTCTACAGGAAACTCCAAGGACAAGGTAATTCTTCACCCATGATGCAACTGTGTTTGCTTATTAATCTCTCTGCTTAATTTTGTTTGCAATTGCATACATATAGCCAACATTAGTATAATAATTCTTTGTGTGCTTGTGCATTGGCAGCCGGGATTCCAAATGTCCGGTGGTTCGGCGTCGAGGGCGACTACAGCGCCCTGGTCATGGACCTGCTGGGGCCAAACCTCCAGGAGCTCTTCGAGTCCTGCGACGCCAAGCTCTCCCTCAAGACCGTCCTCATGCTCGCCGACCAAATggtacatacatacatacataaatACATTTGCTTTGCAACGCAACTAAGCTTCCAAACTCCATTGTTCATGCCTGCGTCATGTGGTGTTTTAGTTAGTTAATGCGTGTCTTCTGTTTGTTTTTTGGGTAGATTGACCGGATCGAGTGCCTCCATACCAACTCTTTCGTGCACAAGGACATCAAGCCACAGAACTTCCTCATGGGCCGTGGCAAGAGCGCCAATCTGGTACTATCATAGATCAATTACCAACTTGTAGTTCATAGACCATTGCATAGTATTCCATTGTTCTCTTTGTATTTTCATGCATTGATCATTGCTAGCAGGTATGTATGTTTACTTTTTTTCTACTAAGTTTTTCCCACATTTCTCTGCATGCAGGTTCATCTTATAGATTTCGGAATCGCGAGGAAGTACATGGAGACGTCCAAGCACGGCAAGCAGCACATCCCATACAGGTAAACATGCCATTTTTTTACATTGATTCATAGTAATGAACAATAATGTGTTCTCAATTACCCACAAGTCAACAGTTTTTTTTGGAACAAAACATATATATTAATTACATGTTTTGTCTATTTAACCAAATGCAGGGAGAACATGATGGGCCTGCAAGGAACGCCGAGATACGCTAGCATAAACAACCATCTCGGAATCGGTAAGGGTTTATCTCATTCTACACATGAATATGAACTCCTGTATATTCTGCAAGAGCCCCTGGCCAAATTAAAGCCATCCAAAGTTGTTTCCCCTTGAACTTCTCACAACTTTCGATCTGTCTTTTTGTTATGTACCAAAAATCTTACACCCACCTGATTCCCTGCAGAGCAAAGCCGGAGGGATGACCTAGAATCCGTCGGCTACATGCTGCTCTACTTCCTCCGAGGAAGGTCAGTCCTCTCCAGCTTAAGCTCCTGCGCTCGATCAATCTCTACCATTCCCTCTCCCTGTAGTTAATGCACACTGCTAACTAACACATGGTGTTGTTGTTGCTATATCTGTCCTCAGCCTCCCGTGGCAGGACGCGGACGCCGGGAACCACAGGGAGACGCACGACATGATCAAGGACATGAAGATCGCTACCTCACCCGAGGAGCTCTGCCGCGGACATCCAGCCGAGTTCGCGTCCTACCTCATCTACTGCCGCTCGCTGGGGTTCGAGGACGAGCCTGACTATGCGTACCTCAGGAAGCTGTTCAAAGACCTCTTTGTTCAACAAGGCTTCGAGTATGACTACGTTTATGACTGGATGGTTCCCCGGCATTATTACAAAGACGACTACCGGTACTGAGTTTTCTCTCTGGAGAGAGGAGGATGCGATGCCAAATTGAAAATTTGTACCAGTTGTAATTCTGTGGAGGAGCAATGTTCATTCCGCTGTTGCTAGCTAGGGAACTGAATTTTTTGTGGTTATTCATCTTGTCGAGATTGTTTTACGATTTAGCAAGGCAGGGAAGATTTTGTTTATTTGAATGGCCGGCTAGCTGTAGAAACGTTAATTTCCGTAAATATATTCAATAAAGTCAATAGTGGTTAAATCTCTACTATTTAAAAAGAATGTAAGGTTCTCATTTCACCTTTCTTCCCACCACCCCTTCGTCCAACCTTCCATGTACGTATATGATAAtcaatcaccttaatttacttaccttctgaaccaattccactttaatttacttactaataaacttatctctatctctactatACTACTTAAAAAGAACGACCTTTCTTCCCACACCCTTCGTCCAACCTTCCATATATCTGATAATGAATCACCTTAATTTATCTTATGAATCAATTCCACTTTAATTTATTTACGAGACTTATAATAAAAATATAAGGTAATTTAAGGGTAGaatttgatgaacatttatttacacaATTACATTATTATTGACAGGTAAATCACTAGCTAACGTACTAGAATATTTatatcccgttgcaacgcacgggcatagtACTAGTAACAAAGTAATAAATATATAAACCGTTACTACTGTTTAACCATTACTCCTGGGATCTAAAATAAAGAAACAACGTAGATGCACACACTCACATCAGCACACTGCACCTGCGCTCACAGGGATGATGCACACGTCGGTAAAAGGTACACCctctccgtcccataatgtagtagtgtcaaaaaacgtcctacattatgggacacagggagtaATTATTAGtagggttaatttgataaatatCACTCGAATTCTACGATTCCGAGAAACGTCACTGCAATTTCCAAATTTTGAATAATGCCATTTTCAGTGGTGTTTTCCAAGTAAGAACGAAAGGAAT
Coding sequences within it:
- the LOC125540539 gene encoding casein kinase 1-like protein 5; this translates as MIGRGNAATPPGSHHGRSRPPPRKFKLVPEAISTGDGDGGTVFRVGPIIGTGSFGEIYHGTDAETKEEVAIKLESLRARFPQLIYEAKVYRKLQGQAGIPNVRWFGVEGDYSALVMDLLGPNLQELFESCDAKLSLKTVLMLADQMIDRIECLHTNSFVHKDIKPQNFLMGRGKSANLVHLIDFGIARKYMETSKHGKQHIPYRENMMGLQGTPRYASINNHLGIEQSRRDDLESVGYMLLYFLRGSLPWQDADAGNHRETHDMIKDMKIATSPEELCRGHPAEFASYLIYCRSLGFEDEPDYAYLRKLFKDLFVQQGFEYDYVYDWMVPRHYYKDDYRY